The Alnus glutinosa chromosome 1, dhAlnGlut1.1, whole genome shotgun sequence region GTGGAGAATGCAGGGGCTGAGGTTTTTGAATCACTAATAAGAACATATGCAGCTGCTGGAAGGACAAGCCCTGTAATTCGTCGCCGTCTGAAAATGGAGAATGTTGAGGTCAATGAGACCTGCTTGAAGTTGCTTGAAACAATATGTGTCCagtgagttttattttttctcacttCCTTATCTTGGCATTTCAGTTTCTGTAAAAGCAATTTTGAATGGTTTCTACATGCTATTCAGTTTCGACAATAATTTGCTCCCTTCTTGTGTCCTTCTTGTGTTTATCAATGTGAGGTGACACATGGCATATCCCATTGAAGAGGAGTgcctcactttttgaaattatgaaatATCTAAGGATGCTCCATTTACATATGTGAAAGCTGTAGATCGATTCTATTGTGAGTATGGGCTATATGAGTTCTTGCCTTTTGTATATGCAGCTAtgtttaagaattttttgtTCCGTTCTGGCTGCTTGCCTGACACTGGCCATGTATCCAAAGCCCGTAGCATGCAAATCAGAGGGATATTGGTTTTGTTGATAGGTTCAATCCTACACAAAATACTCCTTCCAGCCCTTTATATTGCCCGATGCTCAGATGTTTGTCTGTGCCAGTTCAATTATTTAGTGGTGATTAGACATGCTTCTGTTTCTGGGAAGAATGGATTTCTTAGGTCGTGCCTGAAAATTTCCTTGAATATTCATGGAGATTTGGCCATTCAATACTGCTCTAAGAGTCAAGATGGACTTCCCTCTATGCAAAACCAGGAGTTGGCTTCTGGCAATTTTTTGTTGAGTTCTgacatatatatgaataatttcTCTGTTCAAAAAGTATCTCCAGTTTTTGAAATCACTCCCTTGTTACGAGTTCAAAAAGCCATCGTAAGTTTCCCAAATTTGTGCCCAAGATTAAAGAAATGCTGTATGTTTAGCAGTTGTATGGAATATGTTGAAGAGTGCGATgatataagagaaatgctatacgTATTTTCAAGTTCACATTCTTTGATGTGGCATTAAAAATTACTCTTGGATCtaaaattcaatggtaaattcatccaaaatctaatggtgattttcatTACCACTGTAGTGATTGTAGACTTAAGTGTGCATGTAGCATTTCTTATTATATAAACATTAGCACTAAAATGTTGTTCTTTCTATTCAACATATACGAACATAGTTGGCCAAgtctttgttattttcattactATGCAGTAAAAACAAGAGCATAATCTTGTCATTGAAGTTAGAAGTAAAAAAAGTCAATGATTAAGAAGAACTATTTTAATCTGCTGTTACATTTCACTATCCACTAATTAATGGTCAGGGCTAAAGTCATCATAATCAAGTCCTAGTGTTGGCCTGTCATCTTCTATCTCACTGTTTCTGCCAACTGACTAATGACTTGAGTAGTTGGGTTAAAGGCTTAAAGCCTTGAACAAACCTTAATCCGTACGTTTTCCTTTTATGTTTCACTGTCTCCGTTAATACTAATGAGTTTCGGATAAAGCCACAGGGTTGAGTAATCATATTGAAGGCTTAAATGAAGGAAGCCATAAGGTTAATTGGCTTGtcaggaaaagaaaatattatcaTAGAGATGCTTTATTCTTACATCACATTACTCTACATTAATTTTACATTAAGATATATTGGGTGTGAGATCCATGTATATGGGATCCATATATATGAGATCTACATGCATAGGTCATACATCTTATACGTCTTGGTATGAGCAGTGATTCAAGGGGGATGTTTTGCCGTCCCCCAACCgtcgttttttaataaaaaaataatttttaataaaaagtaatctttgatgtcacatcagagattaatttttttttttttttttttttttttttttttaatttttatttaaaaccacttttttattaaaaagtgatgGTTGGGGGACTGCAAAACGTCCCCTACCCATCATTTTCCGTCTTGATATAGGACTGATGTAAGGTAATGTGACGTAGAAAAATTAGTTCCCATTATTATAATTACgctcttttcttttgtctttgtCTTTGTCCTTGGATTTCCTAATGTATCGGAGTCAGCTAACCCAACCAGCAGTTGCTAGCGTACCTGAAAAAGGACAACGCATGCACTGAGCTAGTAATCGAAGGGAACACGTACACAACACAAGGGTTCCCTCAAAGTCATGCCAAATTGTGACTTCTCTTACAGGTTCACCCAAAATATACACCAAATTAAAAGATAGTTACTAACAGGACACCGACTTAAGACTATGAGCATAGTCCATAGGGTCCACACATATTCATGAAAATAATTCGAATACGATGATCCTGTTCTCAGCACAAACGAGATGGATTGGTTGGTGGGCTGATTTAAATGGTAGCAGAAGAACAGCTACGTGGAACGCCATCATATATACGACGCTACAACTACTGAAAGCGGCGATACACACAAATTTAAAGAAAAGCCCACTCATTCATTTTATTGTCGGTTCCTGTACTTTTTGATCCACTTCCTACTCGTTCGCTTATGCTTCAAGTATAGTTGTCGTATATTTGACTTCTTGTAACATCTGCTGCACCGACTTGGCCTCCAAGTcaactctctccctctctctctctctcttgatgcTTTGATGATTCCTTTCTGCGATAAGATGCCATCCAACTAGCTTCAGCTTCAAATCACAGAGAGAAAGAATAATCTCTACAGACCCCGCTGCTTTCCGTCACCCTTTTTGGACGTGAAGAGAGGTAGCCACTAGCCATAGTGCTGGTTTACGTTTTGAACGCGCCTAAAtatctttctatttttctttgaagaATATGATCATTTCAATTGTAAACCTGCTGAAAAGAGAATTCGGCAGGATCCTATTCACACCCAATGAGGTGAAAAAGctgaaaatattattattatttttttggcaagtaAAGAGATTCGGTTTAATTAATTAGGTGAACTTAGATATTATAATTCTTTACAAGAACTGAACAAGCTAGGTTTTATATAAAGGGATCGGATGATTATCTTCTCAAATTATCTATCCGAATAGATATAATTCTTTaccatttaaaaatataatttttcaccaccttatctatATGGTAAGATGGTTTtctaccttattttattttttaaaaataataataaaaaaattctaaagctAGTGGGAGCTACCTTGTCACATAGACAAAGTgttgaaaagttgtatatttaagtggtggAAAATTATATCTCCTGCccgaatttaagaaaattcggACAAGTGGCCAATCGTGGAAGGGGTGgaagaaataaattaatgaaacaAATATAGCCAAGCAGATTCTggtatatgtatataatatatatattaggcaGACAAGTTATCTAATTAAGCGTTAAGTGCTTGAGAGTATCTTAACATATAAGAGTTTGCGTCGTACGATAATAGATATCTCGGTTGGATAATGTCAACATCTTTTGCTTTCACTTGAAGTTGTTTTAATTAAGAGCAGACTTGAActagaagaaaaagataattaattgGCAATTGTGAACATAAACAATTACAAATACATTTTATACAAATTCACGTGGGAGCGCATTGCAAGGATATAAAGAAATGCGTAATGATATTAGATGGGGTATTTTATATTGCATTATTTCTTTAATTGGGGCTCAAGTGATCAAATAAATTAATCATCTAGAACCTTCTTTTTTAATGATGGTTTGTTAATGACATTACCTATATAtctccaattatatatatatatatatatatatatatattttatagtcaAAGGAAAGGGTGTTTACTTTTGTAATATTACTATATTAAAGTTTGTGGCCAAAACTATTGTTAATTAGCCATGTTTCCTATCTCGTCCAGCTGGATTCACGTGCCACGACCTCCCATCTCGTCATTAGATTCTTAGAAAACGACTTTGCTTACTTATAGTAAAAAACATAACTTGAGATCTTTCTGTGTAAAAATTAACAATGAAAAATATTGCtttcagttaaaaaaaataattagaattttcttcaaaaatCTTGCAATCTTTCACTGTTAATTTGTGCGCCGAAAGTAAGTCAAActgaaaaattttcaaaaattgtaTTAGACAACACTTCTGTATAGTTTCAGTCTTtcaaaacgtttttttttttttttttttatctctccaTATATtcctaattagaaagaaatTAAGAGCGATGACATTGTGTGTGAAACTTATATATGCCTTTCGTCAAAAGGGCAGACATTTAGTTTGTGGAGGATTACTGCAACGGGATCAGCTGGATGGTCCTCGATCCTATTGTAAAATTGAATTACCATTTAATCTTTcatattcagaaaaaaaaaaaaaacaatatttgacAAGAAATTAATGGGTTGGGATCGAAGGgtatgacccgtttaattaaataggtcgcaTGGGTTGGATTAACTTATATAGACTTATTTACACACCTTAACGCGATTCGAACCTGATATGCAAATACGAATTACCACCGAGAAAGGTAATCAAAATCACAAACCACAGTATATTCACtatttcttttccaaatttACACAAGTCCCTAAAGGTGGTATAATTAATGAATCACatgttagtaaaaaaaaaaaaaaaaaaaaaggaatgagaaggaaaaaaagaagaagaggagttGTAAACATGTACTCCAAGCTGACCCAATGATCTCGagaagaaacccaaaaaaaaaaacccaagaaaaacagaaactaaGGTAACTTAATTTCCACCTCGATCTATACCTTTTCCCTTTAGGGACACCTCACATTTCTTCCAGCTCCACCATAGTAAAAATAATTCCCCCAAACATTGTTAATCCCTCCTTGTATATCATAGCAATTGGGATGATCGGCTAGGACTCTTAGGTTTGATAATGGGATCAAGCTATTATCCCAATCGACAACCTGCAAATTTCGAAAATAGGAAGCTCTTCCAAAACCTTCTTCTGCAAAATGTCCACTGCCCATTTGGGTGGAAGTGTGAAAACCAGATGGCCTAGAATTAACAACTTCTCCTCCAAATTGCACCATGCTTGCATGATCACGTAGGTGAGTAAACAAGAAAGATGGCCAGTATCCAACTAGAACTCCGGATCCGAATTCTAGCCACCAATTTCCATGCTTTGGAtcctacacacacacaaaaaaaaaaagaaagaaattgtttaattttttgaaccTTTAAAACCTTGTTTTGCACTCATTACTCATTAATTATAACCCATGTGCAGCATGTTAACAAGCTTAGAGACAGGTAACATgggtcaaaaaataaaagttatcaaaatttaaaaaagaaaagaaagggaaaactATATGGATTGTTCTCTATAGAATCAATGATAGTAGCAAATGAAAAGGGTGCGTAGGTAGGAAGCTCTTTTGCTGGCATGGGAAAAGAATAGAATCTTGCAAAGCACAAAAGCACAAAGGAATTTCAGTTCATTATTTGCAATTATCAATGCTCGCGTGGGATGTTCTGTAGTGGGAATTCTCGCATGTTTACttggataattattttttttttcttttcttttcttttcttttgttttgacaaGAATTGGGGTGCAACGGCAACCATCCCGGCGGTCAAAATTGTGGTGGAACCATTTCAGCCCAATTAAAtacctccaaaaaaaaaaattgtattttttttttgtacttttttatcAAGACCTGGAccattgtccaaaaaaaaaaaaggaaaaagaaaaagaaaaagtaatgcaTCTTATGATTCTTACGGGATACTCATACCCTAAATCTGAATCCGTATGGATGATGATGGTATCCTCGGTTTCAGAGCACTCCACAGTCCATAGCTGACACTTCACGGTCTTCAATGGACAAGTGGGACTTCCAAAGTTGGGGAGTCTTAAGACTTTTTGGGGAAAGTATTTAGATCCGACGGCCGAGAGCAGTTTAccatcaatttttcttttctttaactttGGTGGGACCAAGATTAGCCAGTGTTTAATGAGAGTGTATAATATAGCCATAACATACGTAAACAGTAAACAGAAAACACTATTCCAAATCTTGACTTctttatcaaaattcaaaaaatatatatatatatatatatatatatatttttttttttttttgtagtaaatatttttttttaattcaatctataATTTTCACGTAcatttttattgtttaaaaaatagatgGTGGGTTGGGCAACAAAATTAAGGagttaaaaaatattgaaagtgaATTAGTTGAATTTACCTTCCAAACCAATAAGCTAATATCGAATTGTCCACCGTTGTAGGAGGAGGTTGGAGAGATTGCAGCCCCAATTGCTATTCTATTATTAGTCTGAACGAAGCCTGAGCACAACAAATTGTAACACCCGGTTGCTTGATACGCGTCCGtctgtaaataaataaatggaataATTACTTTACTTGTGaaattaattacaatatatataattaagcttAAAGGAAGGGTAACTTACAGTCCAGTAAGTAAAGAATCTAGGATAGTTGTCCCCATATAGCTCAGGGCTAACCtgcagaaataaaataaaaaaattaatgaattagCTTCCTTGCCTACAATACATTAAAGAAAGTGATCGAGAGGTGGTTGAGCTGCGATAGCTACTTTAAATGTGAGAGGAAATATTGGTATTTAATGTTTTGAAATACTTGGCACAACCATGATATATTGAGCGTTGGAGTGTAGctttcataattaattaattgacaaCGTTTTTTTGAAAGGAcagtcttttctttctttcaaatatgtttttaaaGCATTCGAGAGATGATCCATTCTAAGTAATATCACACCATGTATATTGTTAAATGTAACAGGACAAAATATTAAccgtaaaaataaattttctcaagaTCCTATTATGAGAAAGCATCACACAGCTCTATTAAAAAATAGACGTGATAATCACCTATTTTTAAGATAATTGTAAATTCAATTTAGAAGTTCTAAAACTTTGTCTGCTTTAAAAAGGTTGTGAAATTTAAATTTGTGCAAGAttactcagaaaaaaaaaaatatatatatatttttattagtcaaaccaaaacaaTCCACTCTATTAAAATCTTAATAGGATTTGGTATGGTGGTTCTTATAATAagtgtaaaaaatttataaggaaaaaCAAACATGCCTGCCAGCCAGCTTCAATGGTGTTAAGATCATCGCCAAATGAGCCGGAGATGACCCACATTTGCGACAAGCTGAATTCATATTGATTAACCACGCGGGGTGCCCACACATTTATGCTGGCTTTTGCTCCGTAGTACTGATCTCCACTCACATACCCAACTGCATGCTGCAACCCAGAAGAGTCTCATTGAGGAGAAGAcaataataaaatgaataatatctGAAACTAATTTCAGGAAGACAGGAACCCTTAATGGAATTCATTTGTTCGGCCTGAATTTTGGAGCAACCATGAAATTCTGTTCTTACTATAAATAGAAACCAGACTATCTCTGATGAGTGAAACTACCATAATTTGATTATCTTTGGGTTTAGGAAAGCAACAGAGACTTTCTTGTCATGCTCTGAGCCATGAAAATTTTGCGGAGGAATTTGTAGCAAGAGAGTAAAGACGAATAAGTTTAGCAGCGATGACTTCAGTTTcatacataaaaaaatataaaaaagcagTTTTTTGTCACTCATTGTTCCTTGTTTAACAACTTTCATAAAAGTTCTTATCTTTAAGGAGGAGGACAAGaacagaaataaataaattaataaataaataaaggcgcAATAAGGAGAGAATTTCTCTTAGTTAATAATTTGTGACTCTTGGAGAAAATTTCTGGGGTTTCCAGTATTTTTGTATTTGCTTTTAAGCACTTACCTCATGGCCATTGCTGCTGGAGTCTCTTCTAACACGTCTTCTAGGTTTCCTTCCAAATCTTTGGACAGAAGTAGCTCTTAACATGTCTTGTTCAGTAGTTCTTCTGATTGGAATTGTTCCTTCTGGACATGATTCATCAGACATACTCCATAACTGAAAATTTTCTTCTACCATGCCTGTCGGGTTATGGCCATTTGGTCTCTCCGGCGGATCCTgcaattttaaccaaaaaaaaaaaaaaaaaaaatctttaattaaCTGCATTATCTTGGCTGTAAGATATGAATTCTGAGAACCCCAAGAGATACAAAACTTGATTTGTAGTCATTTTTGAAGTTCAATTACCAGTAGTTTTTGTCCTTTAAGTAGAGGGTGATCAAAAGCTGGTTGCAGATGAGACAGAACGCAATCTATGAGATCACCGTCAGGACTCTGCAGCAAAAACAAACCCAACATGTTATTAGGTCCAAAACAGAGCAAAAACAGGGGAAATGAAAGTCAAGTctgtgtattatatatatatatagaacagtGTTATAAGAGACAAAGTCAAATGCCTGAATTGTCTTGACAGCAGGCTTGTTGATCTTCCTGAGACGAGATCTTATTATTTTCAGCTTTTGTAACTCTTCCTCCGGCCTGAAAGTTTGGTTGGCTGCACGGTCTTCACTGGGTTCCGACGAATGGGCTGGACAAACCAAAgtagaaacaagaagaaaacacacaaaaatggGAATGATTGGGGAGATCTTAGACCAGCTAGATGCCATATTTGAGAAATCTCTTCGAGTTGTTTCTTCTGCAATATCCGTTTGTGTTTGTGTACATTGGTTTTGTCTTCTTCTGTGCTCCAAAACTTTATTCCTAGGTATTCTCGACGAAGACACACCTCCCAGCAAATCCATCCAACACCTAATGACTAATCTAAGAAGCGCACTTCACTCTCTCACCATTTCCAAAGCTTTGGAACCCCAGGACAAGGAAAACTTCCTTCTATTCTCCCTCTCTCTACCTCTCACAGCTTCTAATACCTCGGTTTTAAGCTCTGACAACTAGAACTTCCAGGCATGAGCtaatattaaaaaacacaaatggGTTGGGTTTTCTTAAAGTTTTACCCATGTGGGCATGGAGTTATAAATACAGGGTAGTGATGAAATCATGgtctatatttaaaatttgaaaaagaaattgtgGACAGAGGGAGATCAGGGGGGTGTTTGAGAGGTTGTGTTTCCAGTCTCCAATACAAAGACTGAAACTTTATCTTTTTTGTGTTAATTTTATAGGGCAAAATGGGTACTTATGACTGTTATTCTTTACTTTGGCTCTGAGGACAGATAGGAATTACACTTGATTCTGGGTTTCCAAAGTTCTTTGCTTTGGGGGTTCTCTTTCTCACTTCCCTAGATGTTCTTTGTGTCAGCTAGTCTATTTTATCCTCCCTCGCTTACCATAACAATTTAACAAACTATGGGTAACCCACTTTTGTTTTCCaagaatttgttaattttttttggcgTTATTGGATAATTAATTAGACAAGGAAATGATAGCCTGTTGCCGATGCTACAGTAGTTAAGATGGAGATGGGTGGAGAGTTGTCCATTTGGTGGGTGACCACCGTGCTAGTCACGTATCAATAAGAAGTCAATACTTTCCTAGGCTTGTAATTTTTGACTCAATCTTAGCTTCTCCTAAGTGCCATACCTTTTTGAGTAGTCGTTTTCTAGGCGTGAGCCAATTTGTTTATGTGTTGGGCCTGCTGTGTTGGCACGCGCATCTGGTTATGTGCACTCTGTGCATGCTTATGCACACACCCATGCATGAGCTGCTCGATCTATCTTTCATTTCACCTTAATTTCCactctcatttttatttatttatttagtaatCCACATTTTCGGTTTAGCTGCATATATAGTCTAAAAGATTTGAATATGTTACAACAGTTTTCTTCGTGTCGAATACCTATTAATTTGCATAtgcaagaaagagaagaaacaagCAATGGAGCTTGT contains the following coding sequences:
- the LOC133866206 gene encoding protein neprosin-like, translating into MDLLGGVSSSRIPRNKVLEHRRRQNQCTQTQTDIAEETTRRDFSNMASSWSKISPIIPIFVCFLLVSTLVCPAHSSEPSEDRAANQTFRPEEELQKLKIIRSRLRKINKPAVKTIQSPDGDLIDCVLSHLQPAFDHPLLKGQKLLDPPERPNGHNPTGMVEENFQLWSMSDESCPEGTIPIRRTTEQDMLRATSVQRFGRKPRRRVRRDSSSNGHEHAVGYVSGDQYYGAKASINVWAPRVVNQYEFSLSQMWVISGSFGDDLNTIEAGWQVSPELYGDNYPRFFTYWTTDAYQATGCYNLLCSGFVQTNNRIAIGAAISPTSSYNGGQFDISLLVWKDPKHGNWWLEFGSGVLVGYWPSFLFTHLRDHASMVQFGGEVVNSRPSGFHTSTQMGSGHFAEEGFGRASYFRNLQVVDWDNSLIPLSNLRVLADHPNCYDIQGGINNVWGNYFYYGGAGRNVRCP